AATCAATCTCATTGATGAGAAAATCTCAAAGCCTCTTCGCATCGATACAGAGCCCGCGTCGCGACAGGCTTTGCGCCTGCGGCTCCATCACTGATCAAATCGCGTAATACCAGCGCTTGACCGCCTCGCCAGCCCTGGCCAGCACGGCCTCACGCCCTGCACCATCGAGCTGGCTGCCGGTCAGATAGGCCGTCACCAGCAGCGGCGCAGATTGCTCGGTAGGCCAGACGATAAGGGTGTCGCAGGCCGTGCCCCTCTCGCCGGTGCCTGTCTTGCCACCCACCTTCCAGTCGCCGGGCATGCCGGCGCGCAGGCGCTTGTCACCGGTTCGGCTGTCCACCAGCCACTGCTGCAGCAGGGCGCGGCCATAGCCCTCCAGCACATCGCCCAGCAGCAACTTCTGCAAGCTTTGCAACATGGCCTGCGGCGTCGTGGTGTCGCGTTCATCGCCGGCCAGCGCCGTGTTCAGCGAAGGTTCGTTGCGGTCCAGCCTGGTGGTGCCGTCACCCAGTTCGCGCAGCCATTGCGTCAGCGCCGCCGGCCCGCCGCTGGCCTCCAGCAGCACATTGGCCGCCGTGTTGTCGCTGACAAGCACCATCGCTTCACACAACTCCTGCACCGTCATGCCGCCATTGGCACCCGCGCGCTTTTCGGAGATCGGCGACCAGGCCACGACTTCGGAAGGAGAGTAATAGAGCTTGCGCCACAGACGCGTTTCATCTCGCTGTGCCAGATACAGCATGCGTGCGGCCAACAAGGTCTTGAAGGTGCTGCACATGGGAAAGCGCTCGTCGCCACGCCAGCCTGCCTCGGCACCGCTGACGGTATCCAGCACATACAGGCCGAACCGGCCCTGGGCCTGATTTTCCAGCACCGCCAACTCGTCGCTCAATGTTCTCGCTGCTGCGGCTTGCTGCTTGGAGATAAAAGCACAGCCGCTCAGTCCCCAGGCCCCCAGACCCAAGGCCAGTCCTGTTGTCAGCATGCTGCGTCGTTGCATAAGATCCTCTTTTGGTTAACTGCCATGGTTTGAAGCATAAATCGGTAGATCCCTACGAACCAGCAGTAATAATTGACACGATCCATTAGAAAAACTTTTATCTTGATTGAGATATGCAGCTACCACTGAACGCCTTGCGCATGTTTGATGCGGCCGCACGTCACCTGAGCCTGACCCGCGCAGCACAGGAGCTGCATGTGACGCAGGCCGCCGTCAGCCAGCACATCCGCAATCTCGAAGAGCGCCTGGGCAAACCTTTGTTTC
This window of the Comamonas testosteroni genome carries:
- the bla gene encoding class A beta-lactamase, encoding MQRRSMLTTGLALGLGAWGLSGCAFISKQQAAAARTLSDELAVLENQAQGRFGLYVLDTVSGAEAGWRGDERFPMCSTFKTLLAARMLYLAQRDETRLWRKLYYSPSEVVAWSPISEKRAGANGGMTVQELCEAMVLVSDNTAANVLLEASGGPAALTQWLRELGDGTTRLDRNEPSLNTALAGDERDTTTPQAMLQSLQKLLLGDVLEGYGRALLQQWLVDSRTGDKRLRAGMPGDWKVGGKTGTGERGTACDTLIVWPTEQSAPLLVTAYLTGSQLDGAGREAVLARAGEAVKRWYYAI